The following are encoded together in the Juglans microcarpa x Juglans regia isolate MS1-56 chromosome 2D, Jm3101_v1.0, whole genome shotgun sequence genome:
- the LOC121250979 gene encoding uncharacterized protein LOC121250979, translating to MEMRKIKSHKRVAEERDQFEDDDIMNTVLFTAGAALLMACVKRAMIKSLVEQYWRAWVFLALNLVLLAIVFTSLRSASNENQECNDDHAEMKIERNENKGHCTGPAQAENHCGHKVHRKKSDENEVDGVDDPDEDHAGEAPMRLSKEELNERVETFIAMFRQHLASDAKKGRSQFLVKPARAEVLNFQKVSYMTTLSLEGRHVLN from the coding sequence AtggagatgaggaagataaaGAGTCATAAGAGAGTAGCTGAAGAGAGAGACCAGTTTGAAGATGACGACATTATGAACACAGTTTTGTTCACAGCTGGAGCAGCTCTTTTAATGGCATGCGTGAAACGCGCAATGATAAAGTCCCTAGTCGAGCAGTACTGGCGCGCATGGGTGTTTCTCGCCCTCAACCTCGTCCTCTTAGCCATTGTTTTCACGTCTCTACGCTCCGCCTCCAACGAAAATCAAGAATGCAATGACGACCATGCGGAGATGAAGATCGAAAGGAACGAGAATAAGGGGCATTGTACGGGGCCTGCACAAGCTGAAAATCACTGCGGCCACAAAGTGCACCGGaaaaaaagtgatgaaaatGAGGTAGATGGAGTGGATGATCCTGATGAAGACCACGCAGGAGAGGCTCCAATGAGGCTGTCAAAGGAGGAGCTAAACGAGAGAGTGGAAACTTTCATTGCCATGTTCAGGCAGCATTTGGCGTCCGATGCGAAGAAAGGTAGAAGCCAGTTCTTAGTGAAACCGGCACGAGCTgaagttttgaattttcaaaaggTGTCGTACATGACTACCCTTTCCCTCGAGGGACGTCATGTGCTTAATTAA
- the LOC121250977 gene encoding uncharacterized protein LOC121250977: protein MEAEAQKMLALKKAYAEIILNTAKEAAARVMTSERKALRFQQDLRATKDEAIRMLVRLKQMIDSKATETEMASLGQQKRIEELEAQLNEAEDVIGDLRTELKQVWGALEKVKSNQARSLNGQIKKEDASSDENAAADPIRPSLSNSGFETMMTSDMKNAPLNERVSVDNSCITTKESDQPSVSLMNNYYANDSDLASIMKRSKESELYKNGFTQRIRAFERNFVDGKVPSSGDVDDQHSLKKNELITEVSNKDEGKCLQPSSRTSNSEMMNSSIGKEVKNPIKTRTLQRRNIRFGKAKATSWKSCPRPDQLMKLCQPSSVLSCCKTLSVNGNVKSAESTCTIPNFKADKEKVHEGNGEKGMENGDANASVRSRSDELLSKPCQPYSVISCQRTSLHSINGNVKSGEERSRISETDSGMKPSICLDPGLTLITHDVDPRSGSADLIVDIKDTNESGFVQNAARKDMELVDKFALVKHKVNATKNLVNPSSELDHGMFNKPLMNSYLKDAEASEATNVSARQGDSNRLLMYTFRRKRKKESLSFPDGNASLENRTTKRRSGDKQSDAPKPQNSSIINDSSRDSRRLAQIARQLISLSGKRWW, encoded by the exons ATGGAAGCCGAAGCTCAG AAAATGTTGGCGTTGAAGAAGGCGTACGCGGAGATTATTCTGAACACGGCGAAGGAGGCGGCGGCTCGTGTAATGACATCGGAAAGGAAAGCTCTTCGCTTTCAGCAGGATCTGCGTGCCACCAAGGACGAGGCTATCCGAATGCTCGTCCGCTTGAAGCAAATGATCGATTCCAAG GCCACTGAGACGGAGATGGCATCCTTGGGCCAGCAGAAAAGGATAGAAGAGCTTGAAGCACAGCTCAATGAGGCAGAGGATGTGATAGGAGATCTTAGAACAGAGTTGAAACAGGTATGGGGTGCATTGGAGAAAGTGAAGAGCAACCAAGCGCGAAGTTTAAATGGACAAATCAAGAAGGAAGATGCATCTTCTGATGAAAATGCAGCAGCTGATCCCATCAGACCCTCTCTTTCAAATTCAGGATTTGAAACTATGATGACTTCTGACATGAAGAATGCGCCTTTGAATGAGAGAGTTTCAGTTGATAATTCCTGTATTACAACAAAAGAATCTGATCAACCAAGTGTGTCTCTGATGAATAATTATTATGCTAATGACTCTGATTTAGCCTCCATAATGAAGAGAAGCAAGGAGTCTGAACTGTACAAAAATGGATTTACGCAGAGAATTCGTGCATTTGAAAGAAACTTCGTGGATGGAAAGGTGCCTTCTTCTGGAGATGTAGACGATCAACATTCTCTCAAAAAGAATGAGTTGATCACTGAAGTGAGTAATAAGGATGAAGGAAAATGTCTTCAACCCTCTTCTAGGACCAGCAACTCAGAAATGATGAACTCCTCAATTGGCAAAGAAGTGAAGAACCCAATTAAGACCCGCACATTACAAAGAAGAAATATACGGTTTGGGAAAGCCAAAGCTACTTCATGGAAGTCTTGTCCCCGTCCTGACCAGCTCATGAAACTTTGTCAACCATCTTCTGTTCTTTCCTGTTGTAAAACACTCTCAGTCAATGGGAATGTTAAGTCTGCTGAGAGCACCTGTACTATACCGAATTTCAAGGCAGACAAAGAGAAAGTCCATGAAGGGAATGGAGAAAAAGGGATGGAAAATGGGGATGCCAATGCCTCAGTTAGGTCTCGTTCTGATGAGCTGCTAAGCAAACCTTGTCAGCCATATTCTGTTATCTCGTGTCAAAGAACTTCTTTGCATTCAATCAATGGAAATGTTAAATCTGGTGAAGAGAGGTCAAGAATAAGTGAAACCGATTCTGGGATGAAGCCATCAATCTGTTTGGATCCAGGATTGACTTTAATTACACATGATGTAGATCCTAGATCAGGTTCTGCTGATCTTATTGTTGACATCAAGGATACTAATGAATCTGGATTTGTCCAGAATGCGGCACGGAAGGATATGGAGTTGGTGGACAAGTTTGCATTGGTAAAACATAAAGTTAATGCTACCAAGAATTTGGTGAATCCAAGTTCTGAGTTGGATCATGGGATGTTCAACAAACCATTGATGAACTCTTATTTGAAAGATGCTGAAGCATCTGAAGCAACAAATGTTTCTGCTCGTCAAGGAGATAGCAACAGGCTTCTCATGTACACCTTTCGTAGGAAGCGCAAGAAGGAATCCTTGAGCTTCCCTGATGGCAATGCTTCTCTTGAAAACAGGACCACTAAGAGAAGGTCAGGAGATAAACAAAGTGATGCGCCAAAGCCACAAAACTCTAGCATAATCAATGACTCATCTAGAGACAGTCGTCGACTGGCTCAGATTGCCCGGCAG CTCATTTCTTTGTCTGGGAAAAGATGGTGGTAG